Proteins found in one Onychomys torridus chromosome 21, mOncTor1.1, whole genome shotgun sequence genomic segment:
- the LOC118571904 gene encoding LOW QUALITY PROTEIN: gastrula zinc finger protein XlCGF49.1-like (The sequence of the model RefSeq protein was modified relative to this genomic sequence to represent the inferred CDS: deleted 1 base in 1 codon), with amino-acid sequence MQSVWSDSSSTSSSPQRCEKAYEGRENNKCESSTKGFRLYRHLQTYQTTNNEEALYECNQHDKAFRSDCSLEVHQKTHLEGKPYEYNQSYKAFAYPSLHHQVHRIQTREKCYECNQCSKAFVQKSDLHRHERIHTGEKPYVCKLCGKAFHKKTNLLSHEKIHTGEKSFECNQCGKAFVQKSDLHRHERIHVGEKPYEYNQCKKAFAEKGNLHSHERIHIREHSYACNQCGKAFAQKSSLQSHVRIHTV; translated from the exons atgCAGTCAGTGTGGTCAGACTCTTCAAGTACTTCAAGTTCTCCTCAAAGATGTGAAAAAGCTTATGagggaagagaaaataataaatgtgagtCATCTACTAAAGGCTTTAGGCTTTACAGGCATCTTCAAACATATCAAACAACCAATAATGAAGAGGCtctctatgaatgtaatcaacaTGATAAAGCCTTTAGATCTGATTGCTCTTTAGAAGTACACCAAAAAACTCATTTGGAAGGAAAACCCTATGAGTATAATCAAAGTTATAAAGCATTTGCATATCCCAGTCTTCATCATCAAGTACATAGAATTCAAACTAGAGAGAAAtgctatgaatgtaatcagtgtagtAAAGCCTTTGTACAGAAGAGTGATCTacacagacatgaaagaattcatactggagagaaaccctatgtgtGTAAActatgtggtaaagccttt cacaaaaAAACTAATCTTCTAAGTCATGaaaaaattcatactggagagaaatcatttgaatgtaatcaatgtggtaaagcctttgtacagAAGAGTGATCTacacagacatgaaagaattcatgTTGGAGAAAAACCatatgaatataatcaatgtaAGAAAGCCTTTGCAGAGAAGGGAAatcttcacagtcatgaaagaattcacatTAGAGAGCATTCCTATgcatgtaatcaatgtggtaaagcctttgcacagaagAGTAGTCTTCAGAGTCATGTAAGAATTCATACTGTGTGA